One Actinomadura graeca genomic window carries:
- a CDS encoding transcriptional regulator — protein MTAATDRAARAGLVFLAWHAAHGYADHIGQRPHDAEHKGDPGWPGRIACARHVAGLTATKAVALGLALAATGVRLNPRSVAAAMAADAITHYVIDRRAPLARFAEAIGKGGFYRLGDPKAAPVGTGAYAMDQAAHDVPLAAASVLAALG, from the coding sequence ATGACCGCCGCCACCGACCGCGCCGCCCGCGCGGGCCTGGTCTTCCTGGCCTGGCACGCCGCGCACGGCTACGCCGACCACATCGGCCAGCGCCCCCACGACGCCGAGCACAAGGGCGACCCCGGATGGCCCGGCCGCATCGCGTGCGCACGGCACGTCGCCGGCCTCACCGCTACCAAGGCCGTCGCGCTCGGCCTGGCCCTGGCCGCCACCGGCGTCCGGCTCAACCCGCGCTCCGTCGCGGCCGCCATGGCCGCCGACGCCATCACGCACTACGTGATCGACCGGCGCGCGCCGCTCGCACGGTTCGCCGAGGCGATCGGCAAGGGCGGCTTCTACCGCCTCGGCGACCCCAAGGCCGCCCCGGTCGGCACCGGCGCCTACGCGATGGACCAGGCCGCACACGACGTCCCCCTGGCCGCCGCCTCCGTTCTGGCCGCGCTCGGCTGA